A DNA window from Candidatus Krumholzibacteriia bacterium contains the following coding sequences:
- a CDS encoding polysaccharide pyruvyl transferase family protein, giving the protein MMDEVLIGWMSGLIELSKLGWMLGAGKPWTPGTRLELLFAGYNGTRNTGADVRVEEMLRQVRRVLGEEKIALSVLSQNFALSQGYFGDARQVKLPDLFPPFLYREVPKHHGVVTCEGSMFKSKFANALTTMMVGTLGIAAAQNKLAVGYGAEAGHMDPAVKRMLKRYGRQAFVITRNTESAAILRHLGIACEVGTDTAWTFEPKAPEYGSKALRDLGWDGAAAVLAVCPINPFWWPVRPSLLKAATLGIAGAHKSSHYRSLYFHHEGPAVDAAYQRYLDGMIRGVDRFRREKDVFVVLVAMEMLDNDACRRMGAALGAPVVSSQDHDMYELVSILRACHLMVSSRYHGIVTSMPGLVASAGVTMDERIRNLMSERGHQHLLLHVDDAELGDKLFAVLRALDREREAVREGIARTVVSSLQTMARMGMYFETQVQERYPEFPVRQGRYSWDEYLPPLGRDLQELVTAYA; this is encoded by the coding sequence ATGATGGACGAGGTGCTGATCGGCTGGATGAGCGGGCTCATCGAGCTCTCCAAGCTGGGCTGGATGCTGGGAGCCGGGAAGCCGTGGACTCCCGGGACGCGGCTCGAGCTGCTCTTCGCCGGCTACAACGGTACGCGCAACACCGGCGCCGACGTGCGGGTGGAGGAGATGTTGCGCCAGGTGCGCCGCGTCCTCGGGGAGGAGAAGATCGCCCTCTCCGTCCTGAGCCAGAACTTCGCCCTTTCCCAGGGCTACTTCGGTGACGCCCGGCAGGTGAAGCTGCCCGACCTCTTCCCGCCCTTTCTCTACCGCGAGGTGCCCAAGCACCACGGCGTCGTCACCTGCGAAGGTTCCATGTTCAAGAGCAAGTTCGCCAATGCCCTGACCACCATGATGGTGGGAACGCTGGGGATCGCGGCGGCGCAGAACAAGCTGGCGGTGGGCTATGGCGCCGAAGCCGGGCACATGGATCCGGCGGTGAAGCGCATGCTCAAGCGCTATGGCCGGCAAGCCTTCGTGATCACGCGCAACACCGAGTCCGCCGCCATCCTGCGCCACCTCGGCATCGCCTGCGAGGTCGGCACCGACACGGCCTGGACCTTCGAGCCCAAGGCCCCGGAGTACGGCAGCAAGGCCCTGCGCGACCTCGGCTGGGACGGCGCGGCGGCGGTGCTCGCCGTCTGCCCCATCAATCCGTTCTGGTGGCCGGTCCGGCCGTCGCTGCTGAAGGCGGCCACTTTGGGAATCGCTGGGGCGCACAAGAGCAGCCATTACCGCTCGCTGTATTTCCATCACGAGGGCCCGGCGGTGGACGCGGCTTACCAACGTTACCTGGACGGCATGATCCGCGGCGTCGACCGCTTCCGCCGCGAGAAGGACGTGTTCGTGGTGCTCGTCGCCATGGAGATGCTCGACAACGACGCCTGCCGCCGCATGGGAGCCGCGCTCGGCGCCCCGGTGGTCTCGTCGCAGGATCACGACATGTACGAGCTCGTGAGCATCCTGCGGGCCTGCCACCTCATGGTGTCCTCGCGCTATCATGGCATCGTCACCAGCATGCCCGGGCTCGTGGCCTCGGCGGGGGTCACCATGGACGAACGCATTCGCAATCTGATGAGCGAACGCGGGCACCAGCACCTGTTGTTGCACGTGGACGATGCCGAGCTCGGGGACAAGCTGTTCGCGGTGCTGCGCGCCTTGGATCGGGAGCGCGAGGCCGTGCGCGAGGGCATCGCCCGCACCGTGGTGAGCAGCCTGCAGACCATGGCGCGCATGGGGATGTACTTCGAGACCCAGGTGCAAGAGCGCTACCCCGAGTTCCCCGTGCGCCAGGGCCGCTACTCCTGGGACGAGTATTTGCCGCCCCTCGGCCGCGACCTCCAAGAGCTGGTGACGGCGTACGCCTGA
- a CDS encoding LuxR C-terminal-related transcriptional regulator produces the protein MRILVGKNHPWAVNAAAPPEPGAVVRSELEETIALLQQAAAENADAVVLQAAIQEPGAGHAGEAAPQPRSLVLCLHPLTEPLEVQSIVSTACAFLLAAASPDEVARIVTEVHPRRCVGASLPPAPGPAAATAGLEELSAREKFVLTLLAQEKTSKEIAGILGLSARTVDAQRSALMKKLGLQSTVGLACYAVRTGLVGP, from the coding sequence ATGCGGATTCTGGTCGGCAAGAATCACCCGTGGGCCGTGAACGCGGCAGCGCCGCCCGAGCCCGGCGCCGTCGTGCGCAGCGAGCTCGAAGAGACGATCGCCTTGCTGCAGCAGGCCGCAGCGGAGAACGCCGACGCGGTGGTCCTCCAAGCCGCCATCCAGGAGCCCGGTGCAGGCCACGCCGGCGAAGCGGCGCCGCAGCCGCGCAGCCTCGTCCTCTGTCTCCATCCCCTGACGGAGCCACTGGAAGTGCAGTCGATCGTGTCGACCGCTTGCGCCTTTCTCCTCGCCGCGGCGAGCCCGGACGAAGTGGCGCGGATCGTGACCGAAGTGCACCCGCGTCGCTGCGTCGGCGCCAGCCTTCCGCCTGCCCCCGGACCAGCAGCAGCGACGGCCGGGCTGGAGGAGCTGAGCGCGCGGGAGAAGTTCGTCTTGACCTTGCTGGCGCAAGAGAAGACCTCGAAGGAGATCGCCGGCATTTTGGGTCTTTCCGCCCGCACCGTGGACGCGCAGCGCTCCGCTCTCATGAAGAAGCTCGGTCTGCAGAGCACGGTGGGCCTGGCCTGTTATGCTGTGAGGACCGGTCTCGTCGGCCCATGA
- a CDS encoding ATP-binding protein, producing MAAPPDAPPPGAEEAEPAEAPASLDVLPHGETSHDSVTVVEDAPPGTQRAALHRRLLHTWISLVVASLLSTTGLAVALAPLLGADFETLWPWAPTHWALLIAAPVALLALVLLLSLRLRRLSAQQKTLDLGLRAQVESFDRQAEVMTRGMQELEEEIVARREVERTLEAVAATLERQLEEEKREASRQEQHLAAAKRSAEIQNARLRELNKMAHEFVSHVSHEFRTPLTVIREYSTTMKEELVGDVTPEQYKYLETIIARVDDLIVMVNDVVDISSLEANILVAARSTCRAEDIVETARDVLERKAAAAGVRLVVRLDPGLPEVYCDAAKAVRVIVNLGVNAIKFSEAGKEVELWCRRSSDGAEVLIGVADHGPGIAPEHLERVFRCFEQLETSTRSSTKGFGLGLTIVRELVQLNFGRVDVESQVGKGSVFSFSLLVADPKRLLPLYVERVTATPRSGRTISLLRAATEAEADETMLKEIEHYLGRQTRRTDLVFAAGRGRWLVVAMTDRTGVDQMLQRLARGWSKVEGGAESNLPALRWRIAGCFDVEKRRDDFVRAFLAWSESDAAPASGGQPAPAAIPPSSTASKSPPAPSAPADNVHPAPPPADQDAAATRGKRPSPRGRDSR from the coding sequence GTGGCAGCGCCACCGGATGCGCCGCCTCCCGGGGCAGAAGAGGCGGAGCCCGCCGAGGCTCCAGCCTCCCTGGACGTCCTTCCACACGGTGAAACGAGCCACGACTCGGTCACGGTGGTCGAGGACGCCCCGCCTGGAACCCAGCGCGCTGCCCTCCACCGCCGGCTCCTGCACACCTGGATTTCCCTCGTGGTCGCGAGCCTCCTTTCCACTACCGGGTTGGCGGTGGCCTTGGCACCGCTGCTCGGCGCGGACTTCGAGACTCTCTGGCCCTGGGCACCGACGCACTGGGCGCTGCTCATCGCGGCGCCGGTCGCCCTGCTGGCGCTGGTGCTGCTGCTCTCTTTGCGCCTGCGCCGACTCTCCGCCCAGCAGAAAACCCTGGATCTGGGTCTGCGGGCGCAGGTGGAGAGCTTCGACCGCCAGGCCGAGGTCATGACCCGGGGCATGCAGGAGTTGGAGGAGGAGATCGTGGCGCGGCGCGAGGTGGAGCGCACCCTCGAAGCCGTGGCCGCGACGCTGGAGCGTCAGCTGGAGGAAGAGAAGCGGGAGGCGAGCCGGCAGGAACAGCACCTGGCCGCCGCGAAGCGCAGCGCCGAGATCCAGAACGCCCGTCTGCGCGAGCTGAACAAGATGGCCCACGAGTTCGTGAGCCACGTTTCGCATGAGTTCCGCACTCCCCTCACCGTCATTCGCGAGTATTCCACCACGATGAAGGAGGAGCTCGTCGGTGACGTCACGCCGGAGCAGTACAAGTACCTGGAGACGATCATCGCCCGGGTCGACGATCTCATCGTCATGGTGAACGATGTCGTCGACATCAGCAGCCTCGAGGCGAACATCCTGGTCGCCGCGCGCAGCACCTGCCGGGCGGAGGACATCGTGGAAACCGCCCGGGACGTGCTGGAGCGCAAGGCCGCCGCCGCCGGGGTGAGACTTGTCGTCCGTCTCGACCCCGGCCTGCCTGAGGTGTACTGCGACGCGGCCAAAGCCGTGCGCGTGATCGTCAATCTGGGCGTGAACGCCATCAAGTTCTCCGAAGCCGGCAAGGAAGTGGAGCTTTGGTGCCGGCGGAGCAGCGACGGCGCCGAGGTGCTCATCGGCGTGGCGGATCATGGCCCGGGGATCGCCCCGGAACACCTGGAGCGCGTGTTCCGCTGCTTCGAGCAGCTGGAGACCAGCACGCGCTCCAGCACCAAGGGTTTCGGACTGGGGCTCACCATCGTCCGCGAGCTGGTGCAGCTGAACTTCGGCCGCGTCGACGTCGAGAGCCAGGTCGGCAAGGGCAGCGTCTTCTCCTTCAGCCTTCTCGTGGCCGACCCGAAGCGCCTGCTGCCCCTGTACGTGGAACGTGTCACCGCGACACCGCGCTCGGGCCGGACCATCTCCCTGCTGCGCGCCGCCACGGAAGCCGAGGCGGACGAGACGATGCTTAAGGAAATCGAGCACTACCTGGGCCGGCAGACGCGGCGCACCGATCTCGTCTTCGCCGCCGGACGCGGCCGCTGGCTGGTGGTGGCGATGACGGACAGAACCGGAGTCGACCAGATGCTGCAACGGCTCGCGCGCGGCTGGTCGAAGGTGGAGGGCGGAGCAGAGTCGAACCTCCCGGCGTTGCGCTGGCGCATCGCCGGTTGCTTCGACGTGGAGAAGCGCCGCGACGACTTCGTGCGCGCCTTCCTCGCCTGGTCCGAGTCGGATGCTGCCCCCGCCAGCGGCGGCCAGCCGGCTCCCGCGGCCATCCCGCCCAGTTCGACGGCGAGCAAGTCCCCTCCCGCCCCGAGCGCTCCCGCCGACAACGTCCACCCCGCACCTCCCCCAGCGGACCAGGACGCAGCCGCCACTCGCGGGAAGAGGCCCTCCCCGCGCGGCCGAGACTCACGCTGA
- a CDS encoding right-handed parallel beta-helix repeat-containing protein, protein MWWKAVRAGILAAIAFIPACEFVLPEGTPAQRITEPPQQFPFPQRARVVDIDSPGLLDVADTEYRLVADVTADKTAFQLAASHITLNLNGHIVTYGERNDVAECHGVVHQRDNATDIVVCGPGTIRQGAGGLATDPQRTGWNPISFPLGATQVVIAGVELLYRTPETYGIRAMWVSEITLRDNIIEDQGTVVLNRHSLIAAIDISRGTGGLVRGNDIRRTRQVGISSGNDCEVAYNRIHVSSVVTNSYAIVCFAVDGFTVHHNTITGEGVHPIGIGAVAEAHHGDILDNDIEVQSTAVGTEYGDTGAAGIRMTWGTDDVRVRRNHILLRAEKNLLGPGLDSWGRALWVGLPDSTAAVVFEDNVIIARNKNGDGAKAAGIAVVCWNRSPALVFRHNTVISNWANVLLADSYGIADGYPRFIGNTFRKEDADPTYRTIRSDNPSVPSTALFEHTTYENGAAFESMEVEFDAAGSWYDGRAKKDIAQGWHFELTVTHGATQPLAGAEVQITNNAGELVYRGTTGSAGTIATDLAEYDLTSRSTYPLPDMVTLDVVPGGGNKILRTPYRVTARFGAAQAAATVPLTADTRIVLQLQAY, encoded by the coding sequence GTGTGGTGGAAGGCGGTGCGAGCGGGCATCCTGGCGGCCATCGCCTTCATTCCTGCCTGTGAATTCGTGCTCCCCGAGGGGACGCCGGCGCAACGCATCACGGAACCACCGCAGCAGTTTCCCTTCCCGCAGCGTGCCCGCGTCGTGGACATCGATTCCCCGGGACTCCTGGATGTCGCCGACACGGAGTACCGACTCGTCGCCGACGTGACCGCCGACAAGACCGCCTTCCAGCTCGCCGCCTCTCACATCACCCTCAATCTGAACGGCCACATCGTGACTTATGGGGAGCGGAACGACGTCGCGGAGTGCCATGGCGTGGTGCACCAGCGCGACAACGCGACCGACATCGTGGTGTGCGGGCCCGGGACGATCCGCCAGGGAGCGGGCGGCCTGGCCACCGATCCCCAACGCACGGGCTGGAACCCCATCAGCTTCCCACTCGGGGCGACGCAGGTCGTCATTGCCGGTGTGGAGCTCCTCTATCGTACCCCCGAGACCTACGGGATCCGCGCCATGTGGGTTTCGGAGATCACCCTCCGCGACAACATCATCGAGGACCAGGGCACGGTGGTGCTCAACCGCCACTCCCTGATCGCGGCGATCGACATCAGCCGCGGCACGGGCGGACTCGTCCGGGGCAACGACATCCGGCGAACGCGACAAGTCGGGATCAGTTCCGGCAACGACTGCGAGGTCGCCTACAACAGGATCCACGTGAGCAGTGTGGTGACGAACTCCTACGCCATCGTCTGTTTTGCCGTGGACGGTTTCACCGTGCACCACAACACCATCACCGGAGAAGGGGTGCACCCGATCGGCATCGGTGCGGTGGCCGAGGCCCACCACGGCGACATCCTGGACAACGACATCGAGGTGCAGAGCACCGCGGTGGGGACGGAATACGGCGACACCGGAGCCGCCGGCATCCGCATGACCTGGGGCACCGACGACGTCCGCGTGCGGCGGAACCACATCCTGCTCCGGGCGGAGAAGAACCTCCTGGGTCCGGGGCTGGACAGCTGGGGGCGGGCCCTGTGGGTGGGACTCCCTGATTCCACTGCGGCCGTCGTCTTCGAGGACAATGTGATCATCGCCAGGAACAAGAATGGCGATGGGGCCAAGGCGGCGGGCATCGCGGTGGTGTGCTGGAACCGTTCGCCCGCCCTCGTGTTCCGCCACAACACCGTCATCAGCAACTGGGCGAACGTCCTCCTCGCCGACAGCTATGGCATCGCCGACGGCTATCCTCGCTTCATCGGCAACACCTTCCGCAAAGAGGATGCCGACCCGACCTATCGGACGATCCGCAGCGACAATCCCTCGGTGCCTTCCACCGCCCTCTTCGAGCACACGACCTACGAGAACGGCGCCGCCTTCGAGAGCATGGAGGTCGAATTCGACGCCGCCGGCAGCTGGTACGACGGCAGGGCGAAGAAGGACATCGCTCAGGGCTGGCACTTCGAGCTCACGGTGACCCACGGCGCCACGCAGCCCCTCGCTGGCGCCGAGGTACAGATCACGAACAATGCCGGAGAGCTGGTGTATCGGGGCACGACGGGCAGCGCCGGAACCATCGCCACGGACTTGGCCGAGTACGACCTGACCAGCCGCTCCACCTATCCATTGCCGGACATGGTGACCCTCGACGTCGTGCCGGGGGGAGGCAACAAGATCCTCCGAACACCTTACCGAGTCACGGCGCGCTTTGGCGCCGCGCAGGCGGCGGCGACGGTTCCCTTGACCGCAGACACCCGCATTGTGCTGCAGCTGCAAGCCTACTAG
- a CDS encoding SDR family oxidoreductase: MAIFLSGGTGYIGAHVAANLLAQGQSLNLLVRARSVEEAEGRLWRALQLHFDFPVFHQHLRTRTRIFLGDLTESHLGLPASDYTRLLDGTDSIIHCAASLNRRSEKSCLNVNLRGTLEVLQLARRAHERHGLRRFSHVSTVAVAGQRQDEVVGEDAAIDWGRSDYDPYARTKKFCEHMLHELLPHDVSHLVFRPSIVLGDSRRGETTQFDMVRAFVFLAGLPVLPFHPEHRVDIVPVEYVADAITTLHLREKPSHDTYHLSAGTGSQTFRELTAALAQARGTKPPLYAPFLGRPFRSVVRAAAAQRGTKIGHVGSLLQVFLPYLFWNTVFDNRRIVAELGREPMRFSAYSLELLQFATTTRYQYPYRDWPQETAPEVPPGGSDSARGVAAPAVAGGIPGGGRS, encoded by the coding sequence ATGGCGATCTTCCTGAGCGGCGGGACGGGTTACATCGGGGCACACGTCGCAGCGAACCTCCTGGCGCAGGGGCAGTCGCTCAACCTCCTGGTGCGCGCCCGCAGCGTCGAGGAGGCCGAAGGCCGGCTGTGGCGGGCGCTGCAGCTGCACTTCGACTTCCCGGTTTTCCACCAGCACCTGCGCACGCGCACCCGGATCTTCCTGGGCGACCTCACCGAGAGCCACCTGGGCCTCCCGGCGAGCGACTACACCCGGCTGCTGGATGGGACGGACTCGATCATCCACTGCGCCGCCTCGCTCAACCGCCGCTCGGAGAAGAGCTGCCTCAACGTCAACCTGCGTGGCACGCTGGAAGTGCTGCAGCTCGCTCGGCGCGCCCACGAGCGGCACGGTCTACGGCGTTTCAGTCACGTCAGCACCGTCGCCGTCGCCGGACAGCGCCAGGACGAGGTGGTCGGCGAGGACGCCGCCATCGATTGGGGGCGGTCCGACTACGACCCCTACGCGCGGACGAAGAAGTTCTGCGAGCACATGTTGCACGAGCTCTTGCCGCACGACGTGAGCCACCTGGTGTTCCGGCCCAGCATCGTCCTCGGCGACAGCCGGCGCGGCGAGACCACGCAGTTCGACATGGTGCGCGCTTTCGTCTTCCTGGCCGGACTTCCGGTGCTGCCGTTCCATCCGGAGCATCGCGTCGACATCGTGCCGGTGGAGTACGTCGCCGACGCCATCACCACGCTGCACCTGCGGGAAAAACCGTCCCACGACACCTACCATCTCTCGGCCGGCACCGGTTCTCAGACCTTCCGCGAGTTGACCGCGGCCCTGGCCCAGGCCCGGGGAACGAAGCCGCCGCTGTACGCCCCCTTCCTCGGCCGGCCCTTCCGCTCCGTGGTGCGTGCCGCGGCCGCGCAGCGCGGCACGAAGATCGGGCACGTGGGTTCGCTGCTCCAGGTGTTCCTGCCCTACCTCTTCTGGAACACCGTGTTCGACAACCGCCGCATCGTCGCCGAGCTCGGCCGCGAGCCGATGCGCTTCTCCGCCTACAGCCTCGAGCTCCTGCAGTTCGCCACCACCACGCGCTACCAGTACCCCTATCGGGACTGGCCGCAGGAGACGGCGCCCGAGGTCCCCCCTGGCGGTAGTGACAGCGCCCGCGGCGTCGCCGCGCCGGCGGTCGCCGGCGGCATCCCTGGAGGCGGGCGTTCATGA
- a CDS encoding SDR family oxidoreductase: protein MRVTPARDETVWRVEDCLLDLGAVGPLAFFARNAYRYSERWKRVAALYAVSVGRVLLYTTSPALSSRVLHLMTRGMSRDRLDVLGEEYFQLFLVPRLKKPGIESLRRAMAQEDSVVLVSQGLEHVVRPLARHLGVDRFIANRLEWRDGHATGRLLEPVVHSRGGIAKLASRDPHGRAGMEELAANLGVDKDTLRRAILPVEATPVPRKRAVVFFPGAQRVQQLSVRETLAGKQVLLIGGTGFIGKVWLTHVLTHLPEIGRIHLLIRPQQGTTARRRFEKMMEESPVFRGLHERHGDDLPRFIGSRLEVHEGDVAKPGLGLAPEVLAALRLQVDVVVNSSGLTDFNPDLRNALAANVDAPLHVLDFVRGSDHAALLHLSTCFVVGDREGRIAETLAADYVPRPRAGFDAAQEREELHQRIEAARQWPPNARLAAELDSDPDGDPTGDAAKGRNGSRFGWLRKVLTEAGRHRARELGWPNAYTFTKSLGESLLRRHGERVPLAVVRPAIVETSLEQPFVGWNEGINTSAPLSWLLGTTFRQLPANERKCLDVVPVDLVCRGMTLVAAALLGRCHEPVYQIASSVTNPLHILRAVELTGLAHRKHYMEQRGYRSWWKARMDAIPVSKRRYQTLSAPSHKAILRGLRRLFAATPLKSQLVRAERAVGRIAKLVEIYEPFILHNEHVFEAENIRVLSAALPAEERAAFAYEADGYDWHRYWVDVHIPAMRRWCYPLIEGRSLETIPRFTFRLPEPVSGGRPRGEAVGTRA, encoded by the coding sequence TTGAGGGTCACTCCTGCCCGGGACGAGACCGTCTGGCGCGTCGAGGACTGCCTCCTCGATCTGGGCGCCGTGGGACCGTTGGCGTTCTTCGCGCGCAACGCCTATCGCTATTCCGAACGCTGGAAGCGCGTCGCCGCGCTCTACGCCGTCTCGGTCGGGCGCGTGCTCCTGTACACGACCTCGCCGGCGTTGTCGAGCCGCGTGCTGCATCTGATGACGCGCGGCATGAGCCGTGATCGACTCGATGTGCTCGGGGAGGAATACTTCCAGCTCTTTCTCGTGCCCCGTTTGAAGAAGCCCGGGATCGAAAGTTTGCGCCGTGCGATGGCGCAGGAAGATTCCGTCGTCCTCGTCAGCCAGGGGTTGGAGCACGTGGTGCGCCCCTTGGCCCGCCATCTCGGGGTGGATCGCTTCATCGCCAACCGTTTGGAGTGGCGCGATGGACACGCCACCGGCCGTTTGCTCGAACCGGTGGTGCACTCGCGCGGCGGCATCGCCAAGCTCGCCAGCCGCGACCCGCACGGCCGCGCCGGCATGGAAGAGCTGGCGGCGAATCTCGGCGTGGACAAGGACACCTTGCGGCGCGCCATCCTGCCGGTGGAAGCGACACCGGTGCCGAGGAAGCGCGCCGTCGTCTTCTTCCCTGGGGCGCAGCGGGTGCAGCAATTGTCCGTGCGCGAGACCTTGGCGGGGAAGCAGGTGCTCCTCATCGGCGGCACCGGTTTCATCGGCAAGGTGTGGCTCACCCACGTCCTCACCCATCTCCCGGAGATCGGCAGGATCCATCTCTTGATCCGCCCGCAGCAGGGAACCACGGCACGCCGGCGCTTCGAAAAGATGATGGAAGAGAGTCCGGTGTTCCGCGGCCTGCACGAGCGCCACGGCGACGACCTGCCGCGTTTCATCGGCTCGCGCCTCGAGGTCCACGAAGGCGACGTCGCCAAACCCGGCCTGGGCCTGGCGCCGGAGGTCCTGGCCGCCTTGCGCCTCCAGGTGGACGTGGTGGTCAACAGCTCGGGCCTCACCGACTTCAATCCCGACCTGCGCAACGCCCTCGCAGCCAACGTCGATGCGCCCCTCCACGTCCTCGATTTCGTGCGCGGCAGCGACCACGCGGCCTTGCTGCACCTGTCCACCTGTTTCGTCGTCGGTGACCGTGAGGGTCGCATCGCCGAGACCTTGGCGGCCGACTACGTGCCGCGACCGCGCGCGGGCTTCGACGCCGCCCAGGAGCGAGAGGAGCTGCACCAGCGCATCGAGGCGGCGCGGCAATGGCCGCCCAATGCGCGGCTCGCCGCCGAGCTGGACAGCGACCCGGACGGCGACCCCACCGGAGACGCCGCCAAAGGACGCAACGGTTCCCGTTTCGGTTGGCTGCGCAAGGTGCTCACCGAAGCCGGCAGGCATCGCGCCCGCGAGCTGGGCTGGCCCAACGCCTACACCTTCACCAAGAGTCTGGGTGAATCGTTGCTGCGGCGGCATGGCGAGCGAGTGCCCCTGGCGGTGGTGCGGCCTGCTATCGTCGAGACCTCGCTGGAGCAGCCCTTCGTCGGCTGGAACGAGGGCATCAACACCTCGGCGCCGCTTTCGTGGCTCTTGGGAACGACCTTCCGGCAATTGCCCGCCAACGAGCGCAAATGCCTCGATGTGGTCCCCGTGGATCTCGTTTGCCGGGGCATGACGCTGGTGGCCGCTGCGCTCCTCGGCCGCTGTCACGAGCCGGTCTACCAGATCGCTTCGTCCGTCACCAATCCTCTGCACATCCTGCGCGCCGTCGAACTCACCGGCCTGGCGCACCGCAAGCACTACATGGAGCAGCGTGGCTATCGCTCGTGGTGGAAGGCCCGCATGGATGCCATCCCGGTCTCCAAGCGCCGCTACCAAACGCTCTCGGCTCCGAGCCACAAGGCGATCCTCCGCGGTTTGCGCCGCTTGTTCGCGGCGACGCCGCTCAAGAGCCAGCTGGTGCGCGCCGAGCGCGCCGTGGGCCGGATCGCCAAGTTGGTGGAGATCTACGAGCCGTTCATCCTGCACAACGAGCACGTCTTCGAGGCGGAGAACATTCGCGTCCTCTCGGCGGCGTTGCCGGCCGAGGAGCGCGCCGCCTTCGCCTACGAGGCCGATGGTTACGACTGGCATCGTTACTGGGTGGACGTGCACATTCCCGCCATGCGCCGCTGGTGCTATCCCCTCATCGAGGGCCGCTCCTTGGAAACGATCCCCCGTTTCACCTTCCGCTTGCCCGAACCCGTGTCGGGAGGGCGGCCCCGCGGCGAGGCCGTCGGGACCCGAGCGTAA
- a CDS encoding DUF362 domain-containing protein — protein sequence MRGNERTLDVLRLDRRSFLQTLTAGVAGLLAGGIPFTSRAARSLAAGNPPALSAVPAHRVVHAYDAEATSWNFSTGFYYDYVVQARVDALVDRAMVELTDAPSPTDAWRQVLALYRPGEIVALKINTNDVNWGQNLILSTPELVSSVVRGLKSAGIPEPSIHVYDSTRPGSGSIPQRYRDKTHNRYPGVVFVGPDDSGFSGGYPNQVVSMSNIGWSGRISDELCRAQHLIALPVLKAIRIDWGNSGALKLHHGTIDTPQGTHVHLVNARAATNPVAAICNNPHVRGKLRLVVADGLFGMWSGKHFVGRGETTDVPAPWQTFGGGAANSVLVGVDPVAIDCVQLDLINRERARRALTQTTHPLLDACAEAGLGIQEHSATLDYTQIDYRGLGVPTPVEAPTWGEMKRRFR from the coding sequence ATGCGGGGAAACGAGAGAACGCTGGACGTCCTGAGGTTGGACCGCCGGAGCTTCCTCCAAACTCTGACCGCCGGTGTGGCCGGCCTCTTGGCAGGGGGAATCCCCTTCACCAGCAGGGCGGCGCGCAGCCTGGCTGCTGGCAATCCGCCTGCCCTCAGCGCGGTGCCCGCACATCGAGTCGTCCACGCCTACGACGCCGAGGCGACCTCGTGGAATTTCAGCACCGGTTTCTACTACGACTATGTCGTCCAGGCCCGAGTGGATGCGTTAGTGGACCGGGCCATGGTGGAGCTCACCGACGCCCCCTCGCCCACCGATGCTTGGCGGCAGGTGCTGGCGCTCTACCGCCCGGGTGAGATCGTGGCGTTGAAGATCAACACCAACGACGTGAACTGGGGCCAGAATCTGATCCTTTCCACCCCCGAGCTGGTGAGTTCCGTGGTCCGCGGGCTGAAGAGTGCGGGCATCCCCGAGCCCTCGATCCACGTCTACGACTCCACTCGGCCGGGCAGCGGCTCGATCCCGCAGCGGTACCGGGACAAGACGCACAACCGCTACCCCGGCGTCGTCTTCGTCGGCCCCGACGACAGCGGCTTCTCCGGCGGCTATCCCAACCAGGTCGTGAGCATGTCCAACATCGGCTGGTCCGGGCGTATCAGCGATGAGCTCTGCCGCGCCCAGCACCTGATCGCCCTGCCCGTTCTCAAGGCCATCCGGATCGATTGGGGCAACTCGGGAGCGCTCAAGCTGCATCACGGCACTATCGATACGCCGCAGGGCACGCACGTGCACCTGGTCAACGCCCGGGCCGCCACCAACCCGGTGGCCGCCATCTGCAACAACCCGCACGTCCGCGGCAAGCTGCGCCTCGTCGTCGCCGACGGTCTCTTCGGCATGTGGTCCGGGAAACACTTCGTGGGCCGGGGGGAGACGACCGATGTTCCGGCGCCCTGGCAGACCTTCGGCGGTGGCGCGGCCAACAGCGTGCTCGTCGGTGTCGACCCAGTCGCCATCGACTGCGTGCAGCTCGATCTCATCAACCGTGAACGGGCGCGGCGGGCGCTCACGCAGACGACGCACCCGCTCTTGGATGCCTGCGCCGAGGCCGGTCTCGGCATCCAGGAGCACTCCGCGACGCTCGACTACACGCAAATCGACTACCGTGGCCTCGGCGTGCCCACGCCGGTGGAGGCCCCGACCTGGGGCGAGATGAAGCGCCGCTTCCGCTGA